From Syngnathus scovelli strain Florida chromosome 14, RoL_Ssco_1.2, whole genome shotgun sequence, one genomic window encodes:
- the LOC125981094 gene encoding endophilin-B1, giving the protein MDLTRLAADAGQFINRAVQYTGESLGQAEKTDLDPELEELLTRVDATKNWTDLMVSQTEAVLQPNTAARLEERLYEQLDWPAPSRPRAQELLGDQMIQAGLELGTSSPYGTSLLRCGEAQKQLGEAQRKFAQSTNIHFLTPLRRFSTCQYKTMQEERKMLLNKRLDLDIAKSRVRSAHEAEQESRNLNANNPTEDVYFSSQVSFMFRFMRVRWMKMWAQEISQAEMELRICESLFQRQSDVTRQLLGQISDTHDKHMQSLSDFVDAQTCYYAQCKQHALELHKQLASIPAVLCSNKWQSSITNGAPHCQHPSPEQNQVPPTSAVVVHHLPEFDQDSWTTGVSTNNNNHREPDHARPSDPPSCEPASSN; this is encoded by the exons ATGGATTTGACGCGGTTGGCTGCAGACGCCGGCCAGTTCATCAACCGGGCGGTCCag TACACGGGGGAGAGTCTTGGTCAGGCCGAAAAGACCGATTTAGACCCCGAGCTGGAGGAGCTCCTGACCCGGGTGGATGCCACTAAGAACTGGACGGACCTCATGGTCTCACAGACGGAGGCTGTGTTGCAGCCCAACACAG CGGCGCGGCTGGAAGAGCGTCTGTATGAGCAACTGGACTGGCCCGCCCCGTCTCGACCTCGCGCTCAAGAGCTTCTGGGTGACCAGATGATTCAGGCCGGGCTGGAGCTGGGAACCAGCAGCCCTTATG GAACGTCGCTTTTGAGGTGTGGCGAGGCTCAAAAGCAGCTTGGCGAGGCCCAAAGGAAATTTGCCCAAAGCACCAACATCCATTTTCTCACCCCTCTGCGACGCTTCAGCACATGTCAATACAAAACCATGCAG GAGGAGCGCAAGATGTTGCTGAACAAACGTCTGGACTTGGACATAGCCAAGAGCAGAGTGAGGAGTGCTCACGAGGCTGAACAAGAGTCCAGG AACCTGAACGCAAACAACCCGACGGAGGACGTCTACTTCTCGTCTCAGGTGTCCTTCATGTTCAGATTCATGCGCGTTCGCTGGATGAAG ATGTGGGCGCAGGAGATTTCACAA gcagAGATGGAGCTAAGGATCTGCGAATCTTTGTTTCAACGCCAGTCGGATGTCACGCGACAGCTTCTGGGACAAATTAGCGACACCCAC GACAAGCATATGCAGAGTCTGAGCGACTTTGTGGACGCTCAGACATGTTACTACGCCCAGTGCAAGCAACACGCCCTGGAGCTCCACAAACAGTTGGCCAG CATCCCGGCCGTGTTGTGCTCCAACAAGTGgcagtcgtccatcaccaacgggGCACCTCACTGTCAGCATCCTTCTCCCGAGCAAAATCAAGTTCCTCCCACCTCCGCTGTTGTCGTCCACCACCTTCCGGAATTCGACCAAGACTCTTGGACGACAGGAGTGAGCactaacaacaacaaccaccgGGAGCCTGATCACGCACGTCCATCAGATCCTCCATCTTGTGAGCCCGCGTCTTCCAACTAA